Below is a genomic region from Streptomyces sp. NBC_00250.
ATCTCCCGCACCCGGATCAACCTGCACCGCAAGATCGTCAAGCACGCCGCCTTCACCGACGACTACCCGATCGCGGTCCTGTCCGACTGCGTCGTGTACGCCGCCGACGGCACCTCGCCGCTGGACTTCCTGCCCTACCGCGAGGGCAAGCCGCTGCCCGGCGGCTTCAAGCTCGGCATCAACCCCGGCCTGGTCAAGCACGAGGGCACCCAGACCGTCCTGTGGGGCGAAGAGGTCCGCGAGCGGTTCGACGCACCGGAACTCAACCTCGCCCGGTACATCAAGGACGGCACCGTCACCGATGCCGACAACGGGGAGTAGCAGCCGATGAGCATGTTCGGGGACGGCCTCGAAAAGGCGGTGCAGAAGGCGTTCACCCGCCCGGCGCCCAAGAGCGCCGGCGCGCAGATGAGGTACCTGGTCAAGCAGCTCAAGGGCACCAAGGCGGTCGCCCAGATGCTGCGGATCTCCCAGCGCACCGTCGAGCGGTACGTGAAGGACCAGATCAAGAAGCCCCGCGCGGAACTCGCCGCCCGCCTGGAGGCCGAGGTCAAGAAGCGGTGGCAGCCGCAGATCCGGGCGAAGGCCAAGGAGAAGGCGTCGAGCACCGGCGGCATCATCATCGACACCCAGGCCCGGCTCGGCTACACCGCCCCGATCGGCTCGACCGACCAGGACCGCATCCGCCACCTGACCGTGGCCCTGCCCCCGCAGTACGCCGCACGCCTCTTCCGGGCCCAGGACGCCGGCGCCACCGACACCGAGCTCCAGCAGATCGCGGCCGAAGGCCTCAAGGAGATCTACTTCCAGGACGGCGGCCGCCGAGCCGGCTCGCTGGAAGAAGTCCGCTTCACGGACATCGAGCACCTGGAATTCGACCTGTAGACCCCGCACTTCGCACGACCGGCGAGCCCCGGACCAGTCGGTCCGGGGCTCGCTGACGTATCGCGGGTGTCGGCGTCCGTATCGGGGAGCGCGCTGTCGGGGGAAGGCGTTCAGTGGCTTCGGCGGTAGTGGCCGGCGATCAGGGAGATCGAGAACATCGCGGTCATGACGCCCACGGCCAGGGTCAGCGTGCCCGCCGTGCCGCCGCCCATCGACCAGCCGTTGCCGAGCAGGAGGGCGGTGCCGCCGATGCGGGCGAGGACGGCGTACCCACGGTTGCCGACGCGGCTGAAGTGACGGGCCAGGACGTAGCACGCGGCGATCATCGAGAGGAAGGTGATCGAACCGGCGGCGAAGTGGGCGTAGCTGTGCCAGGTGAGTTCGGCGGGCATTCCGTAAGGGGTGCCGACCGGGAAACCGTCGGCCGGGTCCATGACGAACACGCCCGCCGCGATCATGCCGAGGCCGGAGACCCGTACCAGCCGCGGCGCCCAGGTGCCCCCCGGAGTGCCGTGCAGGGCCCGGCGCAGGCCGGTCGCCCCGAGGGCGAACAGGGCACCGACGGCCAGGAAGTTGGCGATCTGGAGCCAGCCGAGGGAGCCGTTGCTCAGCGCGCTCAGCGGGTGGCGGGTGATGTCGAAGCCGTCCCGGGTGGCGGCCTGGGTCAGGGCGACGACCGTCCACAGCGGAGACGCCAGGACCGCACAGGTGAGCAGGGAGCGGGTGGCGCCCCGGGTGGCCGGGGTGCCGGTGGCAGCGGCGGCGGAAAGGGTGCTGCGGTGGTCGACGGTGGTCATGGCGGGTGTCCTCCGGGGTGCGTCGTGTTCGGTTCTCGATGACACGTCGATCCAGCGATGTGACAGGGAATGGAACCCATTCCCTGTCACATGAGGTCGTTCGACGTGTAGGCAGACGGCGACCACCGCACCGCACGGTCACCGCACCGAAGTCACCGCACGACGAAGTCACCGCACGACGAGAAGAGAGAACCCCATGCGCTACCTGATGACGACCAGGCCTTCCGACACCGCCCCCGACGAGCAGCTGTACGCCGAGATGGGCAAGTTCGTCGAGGAGCTGACGGCCGCCGGTGTGCTGCTGGCCACCGGCGGCCTCGCGCCGGGCGGCATCCTGGTGAGCTCCGCCGGCGACGAGATCACGGTGACGGACGGACCGTTCGCCGAGGCCAAGGAAGCCGTGGCCGGCTTCGCGCTGATCGAGGTCCGGTCCAAGGAGGAGGCGATCGAACTGGCCCGCCGCTTCCGCAGGATCGTCGGCGACGGCGAGAGCGTGGTCCAGGAGGTCTTCGGCCCCTGAACCGCCGACACCCCTGAACCGACCAACCCCAGGACCTGCCGGCCCCTGAACCGCCGACACCCGGACCTGCCGCCCCCTGTAACCACCGGCCCCCGGACGACCTGCCGGCCACCAGCCCCGGCCCCCGGCTCCGACCAGCGATGACAGCACCCGCCCCGGCTTGCGAGCGAGCCGGGGCAGGTGCTGTCATCGTGCCTGTGCTCGATGCCCATCGCACCATTGACGCGGTCTGGAAACTCGAATCGGCCAAGATCATCGCCGGGCTCACCCGGATGGTGCGCGACGTCGGACTCGCCGAGGAACTGGCCCAGGACGCGCTCGTCGCCGCGCTCGAACAGTGGCCCGGCTCCGGCATCCCGGACAACCCCGCGGCATGGCTGATGACCACCGCCAAAAGACGCGCCGTCGACCACATCCGGCGCTCCGAGCGCCTGACGCGCAAACAGCAGCAGCTCGCCCACGAGCTCGAACAGCAGCAGGACACCGAGGAGCGGGAGACCCCCGAACAGGACGACGTCCTGCGACTGATGCTCCTCTCCTGCCACCCGGTCCTACCGACCGAGGCCCGCGCCGCACTGACACTCCGACTGCTCGGCGGACTGACCGCCGAGGAGATCGCGCGGGCCTTCCTCGTCACCGGGACGGTGATCACCCAACGCATCGCCGCGGCCAAGCGGACGCTGGCCGAGCAACGCGTACCGTTCGACCTGCCGGACGAAGCGGAGCTGGCCGAACGCCTCTCGTCCGTCCTCGAGGTCATCTACCTGATCTTCAACGAGGGGTACTCGGCGACCTCCGGCGACGACCTGATGAGGCCCGGCCTCTGCCTCGAAGCACTACGACTGGGCCGCCTGCTGGCCGAGTCGGCACCCCAGGAAGCCGAAGTGCACGCGCTCGTCGCTCTGATGGAGATCCAGGCCTCGCGCTCGGCCGCACGCACCGGCCCGTCCGGCGAGCCCGTCCAACTGCACGAACAGAACCGGGGACGCTGGGACCAACTCCTCATCCGCCGCGGCTTCACCGCGATGCTGCGCGCCCGAGAAGCCGGTGGAACACCCGGCCCGTACCTGCTGCAGGCGGCGATCGCCGTGACCCACGCCCAGGCGCGTACCGCCGAGGACACCGACTGGGCGCGGATCGCCGACCTGTACGGGGCGCTGGCGCGGCTGCTGCCGACACCGATCGTCCAGCTCAACCGGGCGGTCGCACTCGGAATGGCGCACGGACCACAGGCGGGCCTCGACCTGGTCGACTCCCTGACCACCGACCCCGCGCTGCGCGACTACCACCTCCTGCCCAGCGTCAGAGGAGATCTGCTCCTCCGCCTGGACCGGCGCCAGGAAGCGCGGCTGGAGTTCCTCCGGGCCGTGGCACTCACCGGGAACGCCTCCGAACGCGCCTTCCTGCGTCGGCGCGCGGAGCAGATCACCGTCACCGGACCCTCCCTCCCGACCCTCGGACAGGCCGCGCACGACTTCCTGAGCCGCGACGCCCTGAACGCCGCGACCGTCCACTCGTACGGACAGACCCTCCGGCGCCTGTGCCGCGCCCTCGGCGAACACACCCCTCTGGCCGCCCTGACGGCCGACCAGGTGGCGCAGACGTTCGCGACGGCCTGGGGAGGCACCGAGGCCAGCACCTGGAACCGCCACCGCTCGGCCGTCCGCTCCTTCAGCACCTGGACGTCGGCGAACGACCTCGCGGCACAGCTGGACCGCCGCACCGAGACCCGCCCCCGCGCCCGGGCACTGACAGCGGAACAACTCGACGAGCTGTGGAGCCACCCGGACCTGCCCTTGCGCGAACGGACGCTGTGGCGCCTCCTCCACGAGTCCGCGGCCGGAGTGAAGGCCGTCCTGTCCCTCGACATCGAGAACCTGGACCTGGACGACCGCCGGGCCCGCACGAGCCGCGGCTGGGTGAACTGGCGCGCCGGAACCGCCCGTCTCCTGCCCCGGCTGCTGGCCGACCGGACCCGCGGCCCGGTCTTCCTCTCCGACCGACGCCCCGGCCCTGCCCGGACGCCCGAGCCCGCGGATCTCTGCCCGGACACAGGCCGCAGGCGCCTGTCCTACGAGCGGGCCGAGTACCTGTTCAAGGAGCGGACGAAATCCCTCGACCCGACACACCACGGCTACACCCTCCGCCGGCTCAAGCCCCCACCGGAACCGCACTGAACCGGCTCTGCGCGACCTCGTACTCCGTTAGCGTCGAACCCATGATCGTATGGCTCAACGGCACCCACGGCGCGGGCAAGACGACGACCAGCGCACTCGTACAGCAGCTGATCCCGGACTCACGGGTGCTCGACGCCGAGAAGGTCGGCGAGACCCTCATGGACATCACCCCGGGGCTGCCGAGAACGGACAACTTCCAGCACTGGCCGCCGTGGCGCCCCCTCGTGGTCGAGACCGCCCGCCGCGTACTCGACTACACCGGCGGCACTCTGGTGATGCCCATGACGGTCCTGGTCGAGCGGTACTGGCGCGAGATCAGCGAGGGCCTCGCCCACCACACGATCCCGGTACGCCACTTCGTCCTCCACGCCGACCGGAAAACCCTCCGCGAGCGCATCGCGAACGACACCGTGGTCGGCCCCGACTCCCCGTTCCGCCTCACCTACCTGGAGCCCTACGCCGAGGCGGCGCGCACATGGCTGCACCGCGAGGCCGAGGTCGTCGACACCACGCACCTCACACCCGCGCAGACCGCCCGGCGGATCGCCGAGGCGGTCAAGGGCTGATGGACCGAGCCCCACGCGCAGGATGTCGTTGCAGCGGGCGTCATCTGCGGTGCGGAGGCCGAGATCACCGTCTTCGGACACCGCGGGCCCCTGCCGACCCGGCAGGGGCCCTGACGGCCCGGCGTTACCTCAGGTGCCGGTCGTAGAACCGGTTCCCGTCCTCCACCTCGAACCAAGGGGTGCCGACGTGCCCGCCCAGATTGGCGTGCAGCGTCTTCTCCTTGCTGCCGAAGGCGTCGAACAGGTCCAGAGCCCGCTGCCGGGGGTTCCCTTCGTCGTCCCACTGCAGAAGGAACAGCAGCGGAACGGTGACCTGCCGCGCCTCCTCGCGCTGGGCGAGGGGAACGTACCCCCCGGCGAAGAGCCCGGCGGCCGCGATACGCGGCTCGGCCACCGCCAGCCGAATGCCGACGGCCGCCCACCCCGAATACCCGACGGGACCGCCGATCTCGGGCAGCGCAAGGAGGCCGTCCAGGGTGGTCCGCCATTCCGGGACCGCCTTTTCGACCAGCGGGCCGATGAAGGACTCGAAGATCTCGTCGACCGGCTCACCGGCCTGCATCGCCCGCCAGAGGTCGGCGCGGGCCTGCTCGTCGGCGGCGGAACGGGGCCGGTCACCGCACCCGGGAGCGTCGATCGAGGCCACCGCGTAGCCGCAAGCCGCAGAATGCCGGGCCCGGGCCACCAACCGGGATGCCGCCCTGGGCAGGCCGTTGTTGTGGGCCATCAGGATCAGCGGGGCCGGTGCGGCGGATTCAGGCGTCCACAGGGTGCCGGGAATCTCGCCGAGGGTGAATTCGCGCTCAAGGACGCCGTCGTCGAGACGCTGTTCGGAAATGAACTGCATGGTCGTGCCTTTCGGGAGGGCTCAGAGACGGCGCTCCCGGACGACCTATCGCCCGACCGTGACCCCGGAGGAGAGCACCCATGTGAATACTGTGTTCACGGGTACCACCTCCTCGTTCGATCGCACGGCCTCGGAAAAAATAGCAGTGCCCGCAGCGGTCCACCAACGGGTTTTACGCCCCCTCCGGGACGCACCACGCGGTTCTACCAACTCGCCGGTACGGCCGCCGCGGGCAGATCGAGAACGCGCGCGAGGGCGGCAACGACGGGGACGGAGTGGTCGGCCAGGTGCCTGGAGCTCCAGTCGGATGCCAGCGCGAGGAAGTCGGCCAGGTCGCGCTCGACCCCTCCCAAGAGCCGGCGAAGCGCGGTGGCCGACAACTCGATCAACGGGCTGTCACTCTGCTCGATGTCGACGATCAGACGGACGGTGTCACCGAAGCGCTCGGCCACCGGGTCAGGGGCATGGCCGAAGGAGACCGGCCCGCTGCCGCTGACGACCGTGTGCCAGTCACGCCACTCCTCCAGCCCGTTGCAGCATCCGGGAAGGAACGTGATGCCTGCGGAGCTGTCCGTGACTCTCAGGCCACCGGCCGCGAAAAGGCTGTCGAAGGTGAGCAGTCCGTGCAGGAACGACCCGAGCGGGTCAGCGGGCCGGGGCGGGCGGTCGTCCCCCGCGTTCGGATCGGGGTCGATGTCGTTGCATGCGGCGATGCTCATCACCGCTGTCCCGACCTCGGCAGCGGTGAGCTCACCGCTGAGTGCCATGTACGAGAACGGCTCCCCGTCGGCAACGGGCCAGAAGGGGAAGCCCTCGGGACGGCGTATCTCCACGACGGGTTGCATCACGATCACCCGGCAGAGTGTCGCCCATCCCCTCCCGTACGCGCCTCCCGATTGCCCGGGGCCGGGCGCAGACGGGGCCCTTCGGCCGGAGGCGTGGCGGAGGTGTCAGGTGGTGCTGCCCGGGGGTCAGCTGGCCGTGGGCCAGCTCCGCAGCAAGCCGGCGATTCTCCCGGCACTGCAGGCGGGGTCGAGGAGCAGGTCCTTCAGGGCGACGGCGTCCTCGCGGGCGGGCTTGACGGAGATTCCGGCGGCTTCGAGGTACATGACGCCGGTCGCCGCGGCGACGGCAAGGTTGGAGCGCTCCAGCCAGCGGCACCGTCCCAGGGTGTGTATCAGGGCGGCGGCTTTGGCGTAGGGGCCGTCGTAGACGGGCTGCTCGAACAGCTCAGCCCTGTGACGGGCGACGGCCGCGACCGGGACGCCGTAGTCGTCGGGGGCCGGGTCATCGGCTCCGGCCGCCTCGGCGACCTGCAGGATCCAGGGAACGTCGATGTTCAGTTCCATCAGGCAGCGCGCGCTCCCCGACGAGTCTGCTGGGAGTGCTCGGCCTCGTCGAAGACCGCCTGGTGCTCGGCCAGGAAACGGGCGGCCGCGTCCACCGCTCGGGCGCGCAGGCCGCTGGCATCGTCCTGAACCAGCCGGGCCAGGTAGTCCCCGACGCTCAGCCCCAGGTCGGCGGCGCGCTTCCTCGCGAGTTCCGCGACGTCCTCATCCACACGCGCACCCAGCTGTGTCTTCGCCATAGCAGGATGGTAACACCTGTTACCGCTCTGGCCCATGCTCCGAGCCCACCCTGGATGCCGCCCCGGACGTGGACATCGCTCCGGTACACGGCCGGCGCCACTGGCAAGACCTGGGCGGCGGGCCACTTGGCGGACTGGTGTGCGAGTGATGGTCTGGTCGTGCGAAGAAAGGTGCAGAACGTCTGTTACCTACCCTGATCACGTATTTGGCGCAATGCGGCGGTAGGTGCTGCCAGTAGTGCGGCAGAGTATGTAAGGGCTTGTGGTTGATCGCTCAAGGGATGGGTGTAGCGGTCAGTGAATGTCAGGGTCGCGTCTGCGGCATATGCGTGCCCCACGCAGGCGACAGTTACGGAAATGTCCGCACTTGGCAACGGACCCCGTCGGGGATTCCGGCGCGGTCGACGGGACGGCAGAGTTCGGGTCCTCGGCCAGTACCGGACCGGGACCCGCACCGCTCTCACCAGCAGTAATCGGCTGGTGGAGCACCGTTTTTGAGGAGACATCACCCATGTCTGCTTCTTCGACCGCCCGTCGTATCGCCGCGACCGTCCTCGCGGCCGGCGCCATGGTGTCCGTCGCCGCCCTGCCGGCCTCCGCCCATGACGGCGACCGTCACCGGACGCCGAAGGTGGAGATCAGCCGTGTCCAGGCCGACAGCCCCGGACGTGACAACCGCAGTGTGCGGTCGCTGAACGCCGAGTGGGTCGAGATCACCAACAACTCCCGCCACGCGATCAACCTCGACGGCTGGACCCTGAAGGACGAGGACGGCCACCGCTACAAGTTCGACGACTTCCGTCTCGCCGGCCGCTCCACGGTCCGCGTCCACACGGGTGAGGGCCGCGACACCCGCACGGACCTGTTCCAGGACCGCCGCAACTACGTGTGGGACAACCACTCCGACACCGCGATCCTCCGCGACGACCGCGGCCGCACCGTAGACACCGAGTCCTGGGGCCACCGCCACCACCGCTGACCCTCCCGTTGCTGCCCCGTCTCCCGCCAAGTCCACAGCGGAAGGCGGGGCAGCGGCATGTCTGGATCTGCGTGAACCATCGATCTCGATTCGCGATGGACCCGAGTGGGCGCGACGGTGCGGGTCCTCCCTCCTGCGGAAAGGGTTCACGCTCTCCGGATCACCGAACCACGCAGGAGGAACTCGATGGCAGCATCGTCCGCGGATATGCGAGCCTCCTGCTCCCGGATACCGATCGAGAGACTGTGATGACCTACGACGACGCCCTCGAACAGCTCAGCCACATCGCACGCGAGAGGGCGTTCGGCAGGCACGTCGGGTCTCACCGGCTCATCGAGGCAGGGCTGAACGCGCTGATGGCCGGGGTCGAGAGCCCTTCCCTGGCCATGCTGGCCGGCCTCCTCCGAAGCGAAGAGCCCGAAGCTCCCGCACTCTTCGACCAGGTGCTGGAGGAGTTGGGACTGCTCTTCCACCCGCCTGCCGACCCTCGGGCTGCGAAGTGGGAGCTGGCCTACTGGGTCGCCGGTCAGATCGCCGGCGGATCCCTGGATCCCGCCACCGGCACCCACCTCATCTGGGCAGACGTCGCCTATGACCTCGGCTACCCCGAAGCGCTGAAACCGCTCGTCCGTTGCGCGCACAACCTGGACGGCTGGGAGGAGAGCTGGGGAGTCTCCATCGAGGAACTCCAGGGGGAAGCGGTCGAGGCAGCGAAGCAGTTCCTGAGCAAGCGGCCGGCAGCGGAGTCGCGGCAGTGACCACGGGTTCATTCACACCACCGGGATGGGCCACCAGCCACCAGGCCCCGCCACCTCAACCTCTCACCCGGCTTAGAAGAGGTCCCGGTACTGCTGGAAGCCGTGACCGATCTTGACGCGAGTCTTGAACGGGGCGGAAGCCACGCGGGTGCCCTTGTAGAGCCACAGGCCGCCCTGAGGATCGCGAGCGAGGAGGTCGCTTCGCCCGTCTGCGTCGACGTCGCCTGTGGCGATCAGCTTGTTGAACAGGTTCCAGCCGCTGCCGACCCGGCTGCGCGAAGCGAACGGCTTGCTCCCGTCACCCGTGCCCTTGTACAGCCAGAGGATGCCCTCCTTGTCACGGGCGACGATGTCCGGCTTGGTGTCGCCGGAGAGATCGCCGACTCCGGTGATCTGCGAGTACGCGTTCCAGCCGCCGCCGACACGGACGCGCGGGGCCATCGTGCCGTCCGCCTTGAGCTGGAACCGCCACAGGACGCCTTGCTTGTCACGGGCCAGCAGATCGGGGTGGGTGGTGCGGGCCAGAGTGCCGGGCGAGAGGACACTCGTGTACTGCTGCCATCCGGTGGCCACCTGCTTCAGGTGCCCACCGCGCCACTGGTTGACGACCCCGCTGGACATGACGTGGTACGCGCCGTCCTGGCTCCCGGTCAGGTCGGGGTCCACGGATACGGCGCGCGTCAGCCCCGGCCAGACATAGGCACCCGAGCGGGAGTCGAAGCCACCGGCCCCGTCGCGCATGTAGACGTACATCTGACCTGAGGGAAGGATCCCGCTCAGGAAGAAGCTCGGCGCGAGGGGCGTCGGTTGCACGGCCGTGGCTGCGCTCGGGACAGAGGACCGCGTCGCGGCGGACACGGCAGGGGTGCCCGCGACGGCGGTGCCGGCGAAGGTCGACGCCAGGGCGACAGCCGTGGCCACGAAACCCAGGCTCGCGAGCCCACGCCGGTGCCGAGTGGAACGCTGCAAAAGAAGCTCCAGAATCAAAAGGGAGGGAACGGCCGTTTTGTGGCGCCCCACGACAGTCGGCAGCAATCCGGAGCAAGCGCTCTGCAAGATGGCATGCCACCTCCGCGGCGCCCTGGACGGAAATCATAGAAGAGCTTTTGGAACGGATGTTCGGCGGCATCGACTCGGGGCGAACGCGGGTCGGCTCGGGCGGAGTGGCCCGACGTCGCCGGTACAGCCAGGTGCCGGCGCTGGTGGCGACCAGAAGCACGGCGAGCACAAACTGGCCCAAGGCCGTGCCGAGAAGCTGGGCGGGGCATCAACCGCGATGCTCACTCCGGAGGGACGGGTGTCCTCCGAGAGGTGTGGTTCCTCCACAGCTTCACGCCCCAGCGCCAGGCGCCGACGGCCAGGGCTACGAGGATTGCGGCGGCCACGTTGCCGACGACGTCGTGCACGAAGAAGGACGTCATGGCTTCGGTCTGCCGAGGCGTCAGGAAGGTTGTGGCGAGGATCTTCGGGGAGACGTGGGTGGTTGCTTCGAATGGCGTCATGCCTGCAGCAAACTGCCCTCGCCACCTGAACTCCCAGTGTTTCAGATGACCCCGGAAACACTCGGACGCCGCAGTTCGGAGGCCGTATGAACCCGGCCGCTGT
It encodes:
- the tpg gene encoding telomere-protecting terminal protein Tpg yields the protein MSMFGDGLEKAVQKAFTRPAPKSAGAQMRYLVKQLKGTKAVAQMLRISQRTVERYVKDQIKKPRAELAARLEAEVKKRWQPQIRAKAKEKASSTGGIIIDTQARLGYTAPIGSTDQDRIRHLTVALPPQYAARLFRAQDAGATDTELQQIAAEGLKEIYFQDGGRRAGSLEEVRFTDIEHLEFDL
- a CDS encoding DUF998 domain-containing protein, which encodes MTTVDHRSTLSAAAATGTPATRGATRSLLTCAVLASPLWTVVALTQAATRDGFDITRHPLSALSNGSLGWLQIANFLAVGALFALGATGLRRALHGTPGGTWAPRLVRVSGLGMIAAGVFVMDPADGFPVGTPYGMPAELTWHSYAHFAAGSITFLSMIAACYVLARHFSRVGNRGYAVLARIGGTALLLGNGWSMGGGTAGTLTLAVGVMTAMFSISLIAGHYRRSH
- a CDS encoding YciI family protein, whose translation is MRYLMTTRPSDTAPDEQLYAEMGKFVEELTAAGVLLATGGLAPGGILVSSAGDEITVTDGPFAEAKEAVAGFALIEVRSKEEAIELARRFRRIVGDGESVVQEVFGP
- a CDS encoding sigma-70 family RNA polymerase sigma factor, whose amino-acid sequence is MLDAHRTIDAVWKLESAKIIAGLTRMVRDVGLAEELAQDALVAALEQWPGSGIPDNPAAWLMTTAKRRAVDHIRRSERLTRKQQQLAHELEQQQDTEERETPEQDDVLRLMLLSCHPVLPTEARAALTLRLLGGLTAEEIARAFLVTGTVITQRIAAAKRTLAEQRVPFDLPDEAELAERLSSVLEVIYLIFNEGYSATSGDDLMRPGLCLEALRLGRLLAESAPQEAEVHALVALMEIQASRSAARTGPSGEPVQLHEQNRGRWDQLLIRRGFTAMLRAREAGGTPGPYLLQAAIAVTHAQARTAEDTDWARIADLYGALARLLPTPIVQLNRAVALGMAHGPQAGLDLVDSLTTDPALRDYHLLPSVRGDLLLRLDRRQEARLEFLRAVALTGNASERAFLRRRAEQITVTGPSLPTLGQAAHDFLSRDALNAATVHSYGQTLRRLCRALGEHTPLAALTADQVAQTFATAWGGTEASTWNRHRSAVRSFSTWTSANDLAAQLDRRTETRPRARALTAEQLDELWSHPDLPLRERTLWRLLHESAAGVKAVLSLDIENLDLDDRRARTSRGWVNWRAGTARLLPRLLADRTRGPVFLSDRRPGPARTPEPADLCPDTGRRRLSYERAEYLFKERTKSLDPTHHGYTLRRLKPPPEPH
- a CDS encoding AAA family ATPase, coding for MIVWLNGTHGAGKTTTSALVQQLIPDSRVLDAEKVGETLMDITPGLPRTDNFQHWPPWRPLVVETARRVLDYTGGTLVMPMTVLVERYWREISEGLAHHTIPVRHFVLHADRKTLRERIANDTVVGPDSPFRLTYLEPYAEAARTWLHREAEVVDTTHLTPAQTARRIAEAVKG
- a CDS encoding dienelactone hydrolase family protein, with amino-acid sequence MQFISEQRLDDGVLEREFTLGEIPGTLWTPESAAPAPLILMAHNNGLPRAASRLVARARHSAACGYAVASIDAPGCGDRPRSAADEQARADLWRAMQAGEPVDEIFESFIGPLVEKAVPEWRTTLDGLLALPEIGGPVGYSGWAAVGIRLAVAEPRIAAAGLFAGGYVPLAQREEARQVTVPLLFLLQWDDEGNPRQRALDLFDAFGSKEKTLHANLGGHVGTPWFEVEDGNRFYDRHLR
- a CDS encoding fic family toxin-antitoxin system, toxin component — translated: MELNIDVPWILQVAEAAGADDPAPDDYGVPVAAVARHRAELFEQPVYDGPYAKAAALIHTLGRCRWLERSNLAVAAATGVMYLEAAGISVKPAREDAVALKDLLLDPACSAGRIAGLLRSWPTAS
- a CDS encoding lamin tail domain-containing protein, translated to MSASSTARRIAATVLAAGAMVSVAALPASAHDGDRHRTPKVEISRVQADSPGRDNRSVRSLNAEWVEITNNSRHAINLDGWTLKDEDGHRYKFDDFRLAGRSTVRVHTGEGRDTRTDLFQDRRNYVWDNHSDTAILRDDRGRTVDTESWGHRHHR
- a CDS encoding FG-GAP repeat domain-containing protein, with amino-acid sequence MATAVALASTFAGTAVAGTPAVSAATRSSVPSAATAVQPTPLAPSFFLSGILPSGQMYVYMRDGAGGFDSRSGAYVWPGLTRAVSVDPDLTGSQDGAYHVMSSGVVNQWRGGHLKQVATGWQQYTSVLSPGTLARTTHPDLLARDKQGVLWRFQLKADGTMAPRVRVGGGWNAYSQITGVGDLSGDTKPDIVARDKEGILWLYKGTGDGSKPFASRSRVGSGWNLFNKLIATGDVDADGRSDLLARDPQGGLWLYKGTRVASAPFKTRVKIGHGFQQYRDLF